GAACGTGGTCAAATCATACGTGATTCGGGCTTCTGCAAATGTACCGCGGGCCCCCACTTCAAAATTGGTTCCCTGTTCAGCCTCTAAGTCTAAAGCAATGCTTCCTTCATTGGTTCTGAACTCTTCAATGGTTGGAGGCGAAAACCCATAGCTGATGCTGCCATGCAGAGAAAGCCCCGGACTAAATTTCTTCAACAACCCAATTCGGGGGATGATCTCAGGATCGAAAGTTTTTTCAGCGAGTCCGGTTGTATCGTCCGGAAGGTTCGTAACCAATCGGTTCAAACTATACTCCAGACGGTTGTAGCTGAGTCCAGCTGTAAGATAAAATTCAGCCGGCAAATCAATTTCCGTATTTAAAAATATGAGTGATGACTGAATCTTGATTTCATCATCAAAGTTAAGTGCGCCCACTTTGCTGGTATCGTTTTCGAAATTTCGGGCTGCATAGTTCGCTGCCTGAAATTCACCACCGACTGTAAACCTCGTTCTCACTTCCCCGATGTCGGTATCAAAATAGAAACGGGTTCGTCCGCCGCCCGATTTCCGGCTGTCTTTTTTGTAATCCAGGTTGAAGGGATTTTCAAACGCGCTAAAGGTTCCATACACCGCAGTGAGATTGGAGATATTGTCCGAAATCTGAACATCATGACTGATTCCTGCCAAAAAAGATTGCTGATCGATACTCGCGTTCGATTCCACACTTCCCAATACAAATGGATTTCCCGGCCGTGCCTGACTCGGATCATTCTGAAATTGCTCCAGCGTTAATCCCCCCGGAATTCCATAATTCAAATCCGAATACAAGAAACTGGTTTTAATGACCTGTTTGTCATTTAGCTGAAAACGCCCTGATAATTCTGCCGTCTGTCGGCTGAAGAACGTCTGGTCCCGGTAGCCATCGGCATGCTGATTGGAATAATTGAAACGCAAACTTCCCTGTTCAAATTGATTTTGGGCATAAGCGGTATACCGCAACAATCCATAGGAGCCAATCATGGAACCTGCTCCAACTTCATTTTGGTTCGACTGACGGCTTTCAAGTAGCAGAGCCCCTCCGTTTCCGGCTCCATAAATACTCCCGGCCGGACCGCGAATCACCTCAACTTCCTGCATATTGATTACATCCAGCAGATTCAGGAACGTGCTTCCGGAAGGTTCGGTAAAGGGAATCCCGTTCCAGTAGATTTTTACGTTTCGAACTCCAAACGGCGCTCTCAGAGAACTTCCCCGAATAGCTACCCTATAACTTCCCGGGGCTCTTTGCTCCAGTCGCACACCGGGAACCGTATTCAATCCATACAAAAGAGAACTTTCGTCAAACCCGCCAATGAGCTCTGCTTTAATATTGGTGATGGCGCCGGGCGTTTCCATTACGCTTCGATTGCCTTCGTAGCCTACAACTACAACTTCCCCGAGGTCAGCTTTGAGAGTGTCAATATTCTGGCGGGCTAAAAGCTGGGCTGGAATGAGGTTACATGCTAATAATAGAAAAACTGCTGATTTTTTGTCCATAGGAACAAATTACAAAGCCTTGTATTAAGATTTAAGAATTGAATACCTTCTGACAACAAATAATTCACTACCGAGTACTCATTTGCAAGATTTAAAGAACGCACCCATAGGCATTTTCGACTCAGGTATTGGCGGACTGACTGTAGCAAAGGCGGTCATCGACGCACTGCCCAACGAAGATATCATTTATTTCGGGGACACTGCCCGGGTTCCATACGGAATCAAATCAGAAGAAACGGTACGCGCTTATGCTCTTGAGATTACTAATTTTTTATTGAAGCGTGGCGTGAAGATGATCCTGATTGCCTGCAATACCGTTTCGGCATCGGCTAAAGAAGAGATTATTCAGGCCGCCGGGGACATTCCAGTTTTAGACGTAATTACTGCAGGAACCAAAAATGCCATCAACCTTCCAAATCACCGGCATGTTGGAGTTATTGGAACGTTGGCCACAGTGAACTCCCAGGCTTATGCTAAATCCATTCATGCCTACGACCCAACCATCAAAGTTACTCAACAAGCCTGCCCGATTTTGGTTTCCTTAGCCGAAGAAGGCTGGATTGATAACGATGTGGCGATTCAAACTTTACATCATTACCTGGATGATTTTAATGAAAGCGGGATTCAGTCACTGATTCTTGGGTGTACGCACTACCCCTTGTTTAAAGATGTAATCCCTAAAGTTCTGAAAGACGGAACTATCGAAATCATTGACTCGGCAGAGTCGATTGCTGAATCAGCCAAATCTAAACTGGACGAATTAAGTCTGCTGAATGAATCCGGTGGTGACTTCCAGTGCTACGTGAGTGATCGCCCACAGCGATTTCACGAGCTTGCCGAACGTTTTTTGGGCAAAAGCCTGAATGGCGTGGAAGTGGTAAGTTTGGGGTAAAGAGCTTTCATCTAACAGATTTCAGCTGTCAGTTTTTGTGCTTGAAAAAACAGACAGCTGATTACTGATAACTACTCTCCTTTCTTAACAGCTACTTTGTATAGCCAAATCATAAAGCAAATAGCTGCTCCAACTCCCAGCAAGTCCGTTAGCCAGCCCAAACCCTCAGGCATAATACGCAGTGCATCCGTACTTTCGAAAAGGGCGAATGGAATAGCGAGAATAATCCCAATCAAGGCTTCCCCGGTAATCAAACCCGATGAAAACAGCAGTCCTTTACGCTCGGCTGAAGTTTCCGCTTCTTCAGGACTTTCCCCATTCTCAATGGCGCGATTTCTAACAAAGCGGGCAGCGGTCCAGGCAATCATTCCACCTATGAAAATGGGCACAGATAACTCTACCGGAAGATAGATTCCTACGGCAACAGCGAGAACCGGTGTTCTGAATTCACTTCCTTTACGTTTTAAAATCTGATCCAAAATGATAATCGCTACGGCAATCAAACCACCAATAATAATCATCGCCCATTCCAGATTTTGAGCAAATACACCTTCAGCAACCGATTGCATCAGGGTAGCCTGTGGAGCCGTCAGCATTTCTTCGGGATTCATCCCTTCCCGCGGGAAAACGCCACCCAACCCATACGCATTGAATAATAAACTCAAAATCGGAGCGATTACTAAAGCAGCAGCTACCACACCAACTACCTGCATGATTTGCTGTTTGTAGGGCGTGGCTCCCACAATTTGTCCAGCTTTTAAATCCTGCAGATTATCACCAGCTAATGCAGCGGCACAAGCAATCATCGCACCTACAATAATTGCAGCTGCCGCAGCTGTCGTCGCTTTATCCATATCAGCGGTAAAATCGACCTGACCTCCCAAAATAGCCAGCAAACAGAGCGAGGTTGCAAGCACCGTAGCTATCGTCACCCCAGAAATCGGGTTATTGGATGAACCGACCAAACCGGCCATATATCCCGCCACAGACGAAAATAAAAATCCGGCAAAAAGTGAGAAAACAACTCCAAATGTAATAGCTGTCCAATAGGCTCCGCTGCTTACTGCCAAATGCTCGATGTCAATGACATACATAAATACAATGAAGATCGGGATTGCCAATCCAATAATCCCCCACACTACAATATTGATAGGCGTATCCAATTCTGTTCTCGGGATGTTTCCAGCCCCATCGTTTTTCAATTCCTTCACTGCTGCCATCGATGATTTAATTCCATCTACCAGCGGTTTGGCCAGAGAAATCAGCGCCCAGACTCCCCCCACTACCATAGCACCTACGCCGAGATACCGTATTTTTTGACTCCAGATAGCCAGCGCAGCATCATATCCTTCAGCTGCTCCCACAATAGCCGCGATCTCTTCAGGGCTGCTAACTGCCATGTAAATCGGAATACCGAACAGCCATGAGATCAATCCACCCACAAAAATGAGTACCGCAATATTCAACCCTACGATATACCCAACGGCTAAAAGCGCCACCGATAAATCGGCTCCCATCCCGAAAATGGATTTCCCTGCTTTTACGGATCCTCCAACAGAACCGGCAAAAATCTTCAAGCCGGTCTGACTAAGCTTGAACAGAGCAGCGGCTATACCGGCCTGAATAATCGTCTTGATACCAGCTCCGCCTTCGGTTCCGGCTTTAAGAACCTCACCTGTAGCCACACCTTCCGGAAACTGAAGATCGCTTTCAACAATTAAAGCCCTTCTAAGTGGGATCGTAAAGAGCACTCCCAAAATTCCCCCAAACATGGCAATAGCAGCTGTTTCCATAAAAGGGAAATCCAGCCAGTATTTTAGCAAGATCAGTGCAGGGAGGGTGAAAATCACACCCGCTGCGAGCGACTCACCTGCTGATGCTGCCGTTTGTACAATGTTATTTTCGAGGATATTGGATTCCTTAAAGAGCCTCAGTACTGCCATCGAAATAACCGCTGCCGGAATGGACGCAGAAACCGTCATTCCCACTTTAAGACCCAAATAGGCATTCGCTCCGGCCAGAATCGCCGATAACAAAAAGCCCAGAATAACAGCTTTGACAGTAATTTGTGGAAGATCATCTTCCGGGGACACAAACGGGGTAAATCCTTTCTTACTCATAGGTTCTATATGGCTAAATTTGGGTTTGCCGTAAATAACGAATTTTCATCTTTGATGCATAATATTTGGTGGGCTGTTAGATTTTTAGGATAAAAATAGTAATGTCCCCTTTACTGTGACCCAATTGTTATATAGTTAACCCGATCATTATATATACATCGCTATGAACAAACTTATCGTACTACTCGCACTGCTCATCGGAAGCTTTTCGGTTTCTGATTATGATGAAACCCCGGCTTCCGAAAATCTTTCAAAAACCAATTTTGACATCGATGATTTCAGCTGGCTGGTAGGCTCCTGGACCGGAGATGGTTTTGGGGGAATATCCCACGAAACCTGGGCTGAACCGGTGAACGGAACCATGATGGGGATGTACCGTCATATCAATGCAGATGGGGAACTGGTGTTTTATGAATTCCTGCTGCTGGATGAAACCGAGCTTAAGCTGAAGCACTTCCACCCCGACCTGACCGGCTGGGAGGAAAAGGATGACATGACTTCATTCGAGATGATCAGCTTTACAAAGGATAAAATTGAAATGAAAGGGCTGACTTTTGAAAAGAAATCAGATACTGAGATCGTTATTTCCCTTAGAATGAGGAGAAATGGGGAGCCTCATACTGAGGTTTTTAATATGAAGCGGGATTAATTAGTTATTAGAATGAAATACTCGTTGAATCCTTAATAACTCATCAATCAAAACTCTAAACCCCTCAAAATTCTCAACTGTATTATGTTCACCGTCATCAAAATTTGATTCGATGACCTTCTTTGCATCTCTTAGTTTACTTACATGACTATATTTTGAAGCATTATTAATTTTTTCTTCAAAAAACGGCTTGTAAAAAGACACGGGAAAGTAATCTTCTAATACAAAAAAACTATCGGTCCAGCCTGATGTTTTTTTATGATAGATAGATTTAATATTTGTCATACTAGAGTCACTTACAATTTCATCTACACCCTCTTTACCTCTGATGCCTTGGGTATCCTTATCGAATAAACAAATACATAATTGTTCATCCCTTAAATGGTTCATAAAAACCTCTTTCAGAACCTGTACTACATTCTGGGCACCACCACAAGGGAAAATTACAAATTCGAAATTTGTATACCCTAATAAATCCAAGGCTTTACTTAAATATTTGTAATCTGTTTTCCCTTCCACAAGTAGAATATCTCTAGTCGTTGTTAGGCCAAGATTGGCATCAAAAACAGTAAAATGCCCTTCCGTTAGTCTCTCAATTAATTGTAGTTTATCAATTTCTTTTATTCTTGATTCTCCACCCTCGCTTACCACCATTTCAATATTTTGATTTGGGAAAGAGTGCGTTAATGTCGGCGAATGAGTCGTTAGGATATTTTCTCGATTTGCATAGCCGCTAAATATATTCTTAAGCTCTTTTTTTCGAGAAATATGAACATGAGAGTCTGGCTCATCGAAGAGGATAAGAGAATTCTCATCGCCCAATACTTCTAAAATCAATTGAATCAATATTAACTTTTTCTCGCCTTCACTCAGTGATTTTACTGTTTGGCCATTATTAAATGATAACGTTACGCTCTTGACTAATTTATCCCCTTTCGGCATTGTTGCCGCCATGAGGTATTTAAAAAAGTCTACTTCACTTGAAATCAGACGTTCAAGTAATCCTTTTAGCTCATCAAGAGTATAACTTTCTTCCCTTTTTTTATTCGGGTTAATAGTTCTGACAAAATTGACAACTGGGTTTTGTGGCCAACTATCTAATAACCTATTATTAAATTCAAAACTGATCTTATCTATAGAAGAAACACCCAAAGTTTCTACACAGAAATTTTTTATATCCTCAAAAGAATCAAAATCATAAAAAAAGAAGGTTAGTAAAGCGATATCCCAATAATATCGATTGACAAAAATTAGAGGTAGTTCAGGTATCTCACTACCTTTTAATGCCTGCACATAGTCATCATAGACTGGCTTATAATAAGCTGTCCAGATTCTGTCTTCCTCACCACTATAGCAGCAGATAACCTGATTTGGTAAAAACTCATCTCTTATTCGGTCATCTTCATTGTCTACTTTAACTCTTAATTCGTCTGTAGTCGTTTTGTATACAATTTTTATTTCTTTTCCATCAAGATCATAACTTAAGTCGTAGCTGAAACCTGGATTAAAACCTCTATCAAATAGCCCTCTAAAAATGGCACTAATAGCTTCTAAAATGTTGCTCTTTCCACTGCCATTGTTACCGATTAGAACAGTAATCCCATTTTTATCTTGAAAATCAATTTGTAACCCTTTAAGGTTTTTAAATGTTGTGGAAATCTTGAGTTTTTTTAGCTTCATTGACCTCGAAAAATTTCATCTTTAAATGCTATGATGGCATTAATATCATTATTTTTTGCATTTCTTTTTAGTTCTGCAATCTCTCTATATCTAGTTGCTAATTTATCCGAAATTTCATTTTGAATATCTAAAGGCAGCAATGGGAAAATAATTTTTTTCGTGTTTCCAATACCCAGCTCAGTCTGATTTGTAGATTGAGCTGACTTAATAAGGTTAATCTGTCTTTGACAATATTCTGAGTTAATCAAGAAAACAATAAACTGAGGATTTAGCTTTTTTCTATTTACCCTAAGTAATAACATGTGGCTATCATACATTAATCCTTCAAATTCATTGGTAACATAACTCGCTCTGCCAATTGTACCTTCACCTGTAGAATTAATCAGAATATCACCCTCTTTGGTAAATTGGTTTTTATTAATTCCATCCAACCATTTCTTTTTTACTTTTCTTGCATGTTCTAATTTAATTTCATTCCATCTGTTACATTTCTGATTTAAAATAATAGCATCAGAATTTTTATCATAAACTGGACTCTTACCTCTTCTTAATTCTTCATAAAGAGAACTATCGGATTCAAAAGAGAATGTCGGATATGTTTTTGAATCAAATGAACTGTTAAACAACAGGTTATCTACACTCCATTCTAAAATTTCTTTATATCGAATAAACTGAAGACCATTAATATCCTTTTCTTTCGGCTTTTCAAGTCCTACTTTTTCGAATAGATAAGATTTCAACCTTAATTTCATTTCTGAAACCTTCTTTCGATTGCCTTTTGCCCGAGAGGAAAAATCTTTATAAATATTTAGAATCCTAATTTGTTCTGTTTTTTCTGGTAAAGGAACAGTTTGATTAAGAAACATTTCTAAATCAATTCTCTGCCTGTTGGTAGTACCACTACTACAACTTTGAGCAAAAGAAATAAATTCTTTAGTAGATGTTAATAAGACAAAAAACTGAGGTAATATTTTTTCAGTATCAATATCAAAAACTGGAAAATCATTAGTCACCATCGCTCCATCTAACTCCTCCGGTACTATTCCAAAAGCTCCATTTCGAGCATCAATTTTGGACATAATAAACTGGCCCGCACTTGCCCTGTATTGTCGCTTTGTCCCAATATCTTTTCCAAATTTCCAGTCTCTTTCTTCAACACCATTTCCATTAATCTTTACCGTTACTTGTTGGTATTCCACTTCATCTTGAACATGAATTATATCTCTTCTTCTTTTTAAAAAGCTTCCTATAGGAGCCAAGTCAAACTTTTCATTATAGGAAAAAGACGTTTCCAACAGGTAGCGCACACTCCAGTTCGTTAATTGGGCTAAACTTGTTTTCTGTAAATAAGAATTACCTATAAATGCCGTCATTTAAACATCCCTAATAAACTATGCTGAGTAAAAAATCTCAGGTTCACCTTCACCTGCAATAGCTAAACGAGTAATCTCAGATTCGTCAGTTATATTGTAGGTCACATTCTTGTATTTATTTTCCCAAAGCTTATGGGATTCTCGATAATTTTTAAACTCTTTTGCCAATGGCTCCAACTCATTTTCTATTTTTGCTCCGGTTGTACTAATTCCTGCTTTTTCTACCTCAGCAATAGGAATTTCATAGTCAAACTCACGTTTAATTGTAGCCCTTATTTCTGTTTTAATTTGTTCTTTAAGATCGCGCAATTCTCTTCTTAATTCTTTTTTTCTTTCTTTTGAAGGAGCTTCTTTACCTTTTTTAGAAAGCTCTTCCTCAATAGGATCAACTTTCTCTTTGAAATCAGCCTCTACCTTTTTCTTCGACTCCTTTGCAATTCTATTCCAATCAGCTGCTTCCTCTTCTGTAAACTTTTTAAAGAAAACCAAACTTGGCTTAACAGTAGCACCAGAGGCTACAAAAACATCCTGAGGTATAGAGGTAATTAAAATGATTTTGGCTTTGCTTTCTACAAAGTCACGTACCCTCTGAAGATTAGTTGTATTTAGTACTCCCTCTGGTAATACAATTCCCATTCGTCCACCGGGCTTGAGTAAATTCAAACATCGCTCAATGAACAAAACCTCGGTAAGTTTGCTCATTTTTCCAGTTTTAAATAGACTCAAAATAGGTTTATCAACATTATTATTAACCTGCTTTAAAGCCTCTTTATATGCTTTACCATACTTTTTTTGATACTTATCTATCTTTTCTTGATCAGTATATCGGTCTGCTTCCGTTATTTTTAAAGATTTCTCAACCCTTGAACCAAATGGAGGATTAGTAAGGATAATATCAAACCGATTTTCAAAAATGCCATTTATATTGAGCAACCCATCATTATGATGAACACCACCATGACCATCCCCGTGCATAATCATATTCATTTTTGCAGTTCTACTCATTCTTGGATTCGCATCCGTGCCATAAATACAGTCATAGGAAAGAGCTCTTAACCGACTCTTATCATTGTTAATATCCAGCTCGGTATTAAGCTTATTGAATAAATCGTTTACCTTAGCATCGACCTTTTCTTTTTCCTCTTCTGGTAAAGCTTCATAATCCTCTGTATAAAACTCACTCTTTATTTTTTCTTTCTCTTTATGAAGCTCTTCTTCTATTTGAGATCTTACATATTCAAACGCTTTTATTAGAAACCCACCGCTCCCACAACAAGGATCACAAATTACTTCTCCCTCTTTTGGATCTAACACTTCAACTATAAAATCAACTATGGTTCGTGGTGTAAAAAACTGTCCCAACTCTCCTCTAAAAGTTCTACCAAGAAATTTTTCAAATGCGATTCCTTTTACATCATCTGATGTTGTCGATAAATTATATTTCTCGAGCTCTTTTACAATTGCTTCAAAACTATTTTCTCGAATTCTAATAGTTTCATTCTCATCAAATAGATCATCATCTTTAAATTCAGTTTTTGTTTTCTCAAACAACTTTTGATAAAAGGGAAGATCTGTTTTAGCCCTATACTTTGCGTCATGCTCTTTGCCCCTTTTAAACTCTTCTTCCGAAAATAATTGACCAGTTGAATTGTCCCTTTCGTACCTAATCTTTATAAATAGAATTTTGCTAATTTCATCAAATGCAGCTTCTGGCGAAAGCTTATCATTATTACGAATTATATTGTGGCATTTGAAAAGTAGCTTCGAAAATTCATCTCTTGTAAACGCCTTAGTTTGGCTAAGAAGATCCTTAATTTTCTTTTCATTGTTAATGTCTTTGGCATGAGGAATATCAATAATCTCATCCAGTTGCTTAGGCATCTTCCCTTTTAGAACATTAAATACTTTCGTCTCTTTTAGGTTTGATGTTATAAAGAAATCAGCCCCTGCCCAAGCCGCATAATTGTAACCTTGAAAGTAATCTTCCTCAATAATAGTGATGTGTTCAGCCTTACACTCGACTACGATTATTGGACTGTTACTTTTCAGCTTATCATTCTCACTTTTCCAAATAACAATATCTGCCTGTGCCCTTCCTTGTCCTCGTTGGGAATTATTCACCTGAACTTCCTGATCCATTTGTTTCAAGTCATAGCCATAGTGATCAATAAGTTTACAAATGTATTTTTGCCTTACTTCCTCTTCTGGCGTTAAGACAAGCCATTTATCTTTTAGAGGAGAAAAAATCTTGCCTTCTTTAATTTTAATATCCATACAAAGCTTCATTACTTAGTTCAAAACATAAATATATGATAATACTTCAGTCATATAATTACTAAAGAAATCATTTCTTCAACAAATCCCTGATCTCAGTCAGAAGCACTTCTTCCTTAGAAGGCTCGGCAGGTTTAGGCGCCGGTTTTTCTTCTTCCTTTTCCATGAAGTTGTTGTAGGCTTTTACCACCATAAAGATAGCCGTTGATACGATAATGAACGTAATAATGGTATTGATAAACGCACCATAGTTAATGGTAATAGCCTGTATGGTTCCATCGTCCAGCACTCGTCCTGCAATGGTTAGCTTCAGGTTCGCAAAGTCTACACCCGCTATTAAATATCCCACCGCAGGCATTATGATATCATTCACAAACGACTTCACAATGGCCCCAAAATACGTGGCCATGATTAAACCCACGGCCAGT
The genomic region above belongs to Gracilimonas sp. and contains:
- a CDS encoding TonB-dependent receptor, whose product is MDKKSAVFLLLACNLIPAQLLARQNIDTLKADLGEVVVVGYEGNRSVMETPGAITNIKAELIGGFDESSLLYGLNTVPGVRLEQRAPGSYRVAIRGSSLRAPFGVRNVKIYWNGIPFTEPSGSTFLNLLDVINMQEVEVIRGPAGSIYGAGNGGALLLESRQSNQNEVGAGSMIGSYGLLRYTAYAQNQFEQGSLRFNYSNQHADGYRDQTFFSRQTAELSGRFQLNDKQVIKTSFLYSDLNYGIPGGLTLEQFQNDPSQARPGNPFVLGSVESNASIDQQSFLAGISHDVQISDNISNLTAVYGTFSAFENPFNLDYKKDSRKSGGGRTRFYFDTDIGEVRTRFTVGGEFQAANYAARNFENDTSKVGALNFDDEIKIQSSLIFLNTEIDLPAEFYLTAGLSYNRLEYSLNRLVTNLPDDTTGLAEKTFDPEIIPRIGLLKKFSPGLSLHGSISYGFSPPTIEEFRTNEGSIALDLEAEQGTNFEVGARGTFAEARITYDLTTFYFKLEETIVQQQSDRNSTVIFRNAGATDQYGVELATNWAVIRNPANFLQQLDWSLSYTYHDFEFVNYVKDGNDYSGNKLTGVAPHTVVSTLNANTEPGFYGNLSYNFTDEIPLNDGNTVYSNPYHLVQTKLGFRKELIENWTFDFFVGIDNLLDEKYSLGNDLNAFGERYYQPAAPRNWFGGMKVNVEF
- the murI gene encoding glutamate racemase; translation: MQDLKNAPIGIFDSGIGGLTVAKAVIDALPNEDIIYFGDTARVPYGIKSEETVRAYALEITNFLLKRGVKMILIACNTVSASAKEEIIQAAGDIPVLDVITAGTKNAINLPNHRHVGVIGTLATVNSQAYAKSIHAYDPTIKVTQQACPILVSLAEEGWIDNDVAIQTLHHYLDDFNESGIQSLILGCTHYPLFKDVIPKVLKDGTIEIIDSAESIAESAKSKLDELSLLNESGGDFQCYVSDRPQRFHELAERFLGKSLNGVEVVSLG
- a CDS encoding oligopeptide transporter, OPT family, encoding MSKKGFTPFVSPEDDLPQITVKAVILGFLLSAILAGANAYLGLKVGMTVSASIPAAVISMAVLRLFKESNILENNIVQTAASAGESLAAGVIFTLPALILLKYWLDFPFMETAAIAMFGGILGVLFTIPLRRALIVESDLQFPEGVATGEVLKAGTEGGAGIKTIIQAGIAAALFKLSQTGLKIFAGSVGGSVKAGKSIFGMGADLSVALLAVGYIVGLNIAVLIFVGGLISWLFGIPIYMAVSSPEEIAAIVGAAEGYDAALAIWSQKIRYLGVGAMVVGGVWALISLAKPLVDGIKSSMAAVKELKNDGAGNIPRTELDTPINIVVWGIIGLAIPIFIVFMYVIDIEHLAVSSGAYWTAITFGVVFSLFAGFLFSSVAGYMAGLVGSSNNPISGVTIATVLATSLCLLAILGGQVDFTADMDKATTAAAAAIIVGAMIACAAALAGDNLQDLKAGQIVGATPYKQQIMQVVGVVAAALVIAPILSLLFNAYGLGGVFPREGMNPEEMLTAPQATLMQSVAEGVFAQNLEWAMIIIGGLIAVAIIILDQILKRKGSEFRTPVLAVAVGIYLPVELSVPIFIGGMIAWTAARFVRNRAIENGESPEEAETSAERKGLLFSSGLITGEALIGIILAIPFALFESTDALRIMPEGLGWLTDLLGVGAAICFMIWLYKVAVKKGE
- a CDS encoding DUF6265 family protein, which translates into the protein MNKLIVLLALLIGSFSVSDYDETPASENLSKTNFDIDDFSWLVGSWTGDGFGGISHETWAEPVNGTMMGMYRHINADGELVFYEFLLLDETELKLKHFHPDLTGWEEKDDMTSFEMISFTKDKIEMKGLTFEKKSDTEIVISLRMRRNGEPHTEVFNMKRD
- a CDS encoding AAA family ATPase — protein: MKLKKLKISTTFKNLKGLQIDFQDKNGITVLIGNNGSGKSNILEAISAIFRGLFDRGFNPGFSYDLSYDLDGKEIKIVYKTTTDELRVKVDNEDDRIRDEFLPNQVICCYSGEEDRIWTAYYKPVYDDYVQALKGSEIPELPLIFVNRYYWDIALLTFFFYDFDSFEDIKNFCVETLGVSSIDKISFEFNNRLLDSWPQNPVVNFVRTINPNKKREESYTLDELKGLLERLISSEVDFFKYLMAATMPKGDKLVKSVTLSFNNGQTVKSLSEGEKKLILIQLILEVLGDENSLILFDEPDSHVHISRKKELKNIFSGYANRENILTTHSPTLTHSFPNQNIEMVVSEGGESRIKEIDKLQLIERLTEGHFTVFDANLGLTTTRDILLVEGKTDYKYLSKALDLLGYTNFEFVIFPCGGAQNVVQVLKEVFMNHLRDEQLCICLFDKDTQGIRGKEGVDEIVSDSSMTNIKSIYHKKTSGWTDSFFVLEDYFPVSFYKPFFEEKINNASKYSHVSKLRDAKKVIESNFDDGEHNTVENFEGFRVLIDELLRIQRVFHSNN
- a CDS encoding restriction endonuclease subunit S, with product MTAFIGNSYLQKTSLAQLTNWSVRYLLETSFSYNEKFDLAPIGSFLKRRRDIIHVQDEVEYQQVTVKINGNGVEERDWKFGKDIGTKRQYRASAGQFIMSKIDARNGAFGIVPEELDGAMVTNDFPVFDIDTEKILPQFFVLLTSTKEFISFAQSCSSGTTNRQRIDLEMFLNQTVPLPEKTEQIRILNIYKDFSSRAKGNRKKVSEMKLRLKSYLFEKVGLEKPKEKDINGLQFIRYKEILEWSVDNLLFNSSFDSKTYPTFSFESDSSLYEELRRGKSPVYDKNSDAIILNQKCNRWNEIKLEHARKVKKKWLDGINKNQFTKEGDILINSTGEGTIGRASYVTNEFEGLMYDSHMLLLRVNRKKLNPQFIVFLINSEYCQRQINLIKSAQSTNQTELGIGNTKKIIFPLLPLDIQNEISDKLATRYREIAELKRNAKNNDINAIIAFKDEIFRGQ
- a CDS encoding N-6 DNA methylase; protein product: MDIKIKEGKIFSPLKDKWLVLTPEEEVRQKYICKLIDHYGYDLKQMDQEVQVNNSQRGQGRAQADIVIWKSENDKLKSNSPIIVVECKAEHITIIEEDYFQGYNYAAWAGADFFITSNLKETKVFNVLKGKMPKQLDEIIDIPHAKDINNEKKIKDLLSQTKAFTRDEFSKLLFKCHNIIRNNDKLSPEAAFDEISKILFIKIRYERDNSTGQLFSEEEFKRGKEHDAKYRAKTDLPFYQKLFEKTKTEFKDDDLFDENETIRIRENSFEAIVKELEKYNLSTTSDDVKGIAFEKFLGRTFRGELGQFFTPRTIVDFIVEVLDPKEGEVICDPCCGSGGFLIKAFEYVRSQIEEELHKEKEKIKSEFYTEDYEALPEEEKEKVDAKVNDLFNKLNTELDINNDKSRLRALSYDCIYGTDANPRMSRTAKMNMIMHGDGHGGVHHNDGLLNINGIFENRFDIILTNPPFGSRVEKSLKITEADRYTDQEKIDKYQKKYGKAYKEALKQVNNNVDKPILSLFKTGKMSKLTEVLFIERCLNLLKPGGRMGIVLPEGVLNTTNLQRVRDFVESKAKIILITSIPQDVFVASGATVKPSLVFFKKFTEEEAADWNRIAKESKKKVEADFKEKVDPIEEELSKKGKEAPSKERKKELRRELRDLKEQIKTEIRATIKREFDYEIPIAEVEKAGISTTGAKIENELEPLAKEFKNYRESHKLWENKYKNVTYNITDESEITRLAIAGEGEPEIFYSA
- the mscL gene encoding large-conductance mechanosensitive channel protein MscL — encoded protein: MKDLFKEFKKFVSRGNVIELAVGLIMATYFGAIVKSFVNDIIMPAVGYLIAGVDFANLKLTIAGRVLDDGTIQAITINYGAFINTIITFIIVSTAIFMVVKAYNNFMEKEEEKPAPKPAEPSKEEVLLTEIRDLLKK